From the Microtus ochrogaster isolate Prairie Vole_2 unplaced genomic scaffold, MicOch1.0 UNK24, whole genome shotgun sequence genome, one window contains:
- the LOC113458427 gene encoding prothymosin alpha-like: protein MSYVSVDTSSESTDKDLKEMKEVVEEAVNGRGAPANGNANEESIDEEEEEGDGKAEDGNKEEQTEAPMSKQVAEDKGDNDVDTKKQKVIEDN from the coding sequence ATGTCATATGTGTCCGTGGACACCAGCTCTGAGTCCACAGACAAAGAcctgaaggaaatgaaggaagttGTGGAGGAAGCAGTGAATGGAAGAGGTGCACCTGCCAATGGGAATGCTAATGAGGAAAGTatagatgaggaagaggaagaaggggatggCAAGGCAGAGGATGGAAATAAAGAAGAGCAAACTGAGGCTCCTATGAGCAAGCAGGTAGCAGAAGATAAAGGGGATAATGATGTTGACACCAAGAAGCAGAAGGTCATTGAGGATAACTAG